From Thermoflavifilum aggregans, a single genomic window includes:
- a CDS encoding response regulator, with protein sequence MAKILVVDDHPEILDNISEILSLAGHQVVTAASGKEAVEKALQQQPELIICDIMMPDLDGYGVLHVLKKNPQTAVIPFIFLTAKTERADFRKGMELGADDYITKPFDDTELLAAVDTRLNKVNWLKQYYGQAQGNVSHFLRDLQSRSEKDIFPPSVCESVSFPKQKIIYQEGERAKYLYLIQSGRVKITRLHPDGKEYISDIFTQGDYFGYVALIEDQPYRETAIALENTELLLIPKEYFLQQIFQDHQVTLTFIRLLSRTIDQKEERLLQLAYSSLRKRVAAALVEICTRNAASGNEHIPITREELAQYIGTAKESTIRILSDFRDEGLIQIRAGKIYIPDLNKLKDLRY encoded by the coding sequence ATGGCTAAAATTCTGGTGGTTGATGATCATCCCGAAATTCTCGATAACATTTCTGAAATATTGAGCTTGGCCGGACATCAGGTGGTTACGGCTGCTTCCGGAAAAGAGGCAGTGGAAAAGGCTTTGCAGCAACAGCCTGAATTAATCATCTGCGACATTATGATGCCCGACCTCGACGGCTATGGTGTGCTGCATGTGCTGAAAAAAAATCCGCAAACAGCTGTTATTCCTTTTATATTTCTGACGGCCAAAACAGAACGTGCCGATTTCCGCAAGGGGATGGAATTAGGTGCGGATGATTATATCACCAAACCGTTTGATGATACGGAATTGCTGGCTGCCGTTGATACCCGGCTCAACAAGGTCAACTGGCTGAAACAATATTATGGGCAAGCGCAGGGTAACGTGAGTCATTTTCTGCGTGACCTGCAATCGCGCAGCGAAAAGGACATTTTTCCGCCTTCCGTTTGCGAATCAGTTTCTTTTCCTAAACAAAAAATCATCTATCAGGAAGGAGAACGCGCAAAATATTTATACCTGATTCAATCCGGCCGGGTGAAAATTACCCGTTTGCATCCCGACGGTAAAGAATATATTTCGGATATCTTCACGCAGGGTGATTATTTTGGTTATGTAGCCCTGATTGAAGACCAGCCTTACCGGGAAACAGCGATAGCATTGGAAAATACAGAACTGCTGCTGATTCCGAAAGAATATTTTCTGCAGCAGATTTTTCAGGATCATCAAGTTACCTTAACCTTTATTCGGCTGCTTTCCCGGACCATTGACCAGAAAGAGGAGCGCCTGCTGCAACTGGCTTACAGCTCGCTGCGGAAAAGAGTAGCAGCAGCCCTGGTGGAAATCTGCACGCGAAATGCAGCTTCCGGTAATGAGCATATTCCCATCACCCGCGAAGAACTGGCACAGTACATTGGAACTGCCAAGGAATCTACCATTCGCATATTGAGTGATTTCCGCGATGAAGGGCTTATTCAGATCCGTGCCGGAAAAATCTATATTCCGGATTTGAACAAACTAAAGGATTTGAGGTATTAG
- a CDS encoding sensor histidine kinase, with product MFEFKPWQLIIFSLVLLAVSSLLMIWQPGYHFFVGGLMTAILVSLFIRRNGMTYFTTAWSLVLIVGISIAELLHGQTNTETILQHAFSFLLVLGTGMFTLYVKSLYQKLFAEEEQLNALFQHATEGIILTDEQGYIVLANPAAERIFGYASKELQGLHIEELVPHRFNEMHTRHRQQFYQHPAHRRMGAGRDLYGKRKNGEEFPVEVSLSFFYQHKKFYVIAFVVDITLRKQAEQHLLQQKEALEKLTDEMRHMNQQLEEEVQRRTHHLQQALLQLEHSRRELQEALEKEKELSEIKSRFVSMASHEFRTPLSTILSSASLIQRYPQAEQQQLREKHVQRIKDAVAHMNNLLEDFLSLGKLEEGKVEVRKEYFSLHELIDEVKEELQPLLKPGQHLHCQYAGKDQVFTDKQMLKAMLMNLLTNASKFSDENKSIVLELDCNAENLSACVKDEGMGIPENEQHHLFSSFFRASNVTNIQGTGLGLHIVKRYVDLLNGQISIHSQEGKGTEVHFSVPL from the coding sequence ATGTTTGAGTTTAAACCCTGGCAGCTTATCATTTTCAGCCTGGTGTTGCTGGCTGTCAGCAGCCTGTTGATGATCTGGCAACCCGGATATCATTTTTTCGTGGGTGGTTTGATGACGGCTATCCTGGTTTCCCTGTTCATCCGGCGAAATGGTATGACCTATTTCACTACGGCCTGGAGCCTTGTACTGATAGTGGGTATCAGCATCGCCGAATTGCTGCATGGACAAACCAACACAGAAACTATCCTGCAGCATGCATTTTCTTTCCTGCTGGTATTGGGTACTGGCATGTTTACCTTGTATGTAAAAAGTTTATATCAAAAACTCTTTGCAGAAGAAGAACAACTCAATGCTTTGTTCCAACATGCCACAGAAGGCATTATTCTGACAGATGAACAGGGTTACATTGTACTGGCCAATCCTGCAGCCGAGCGCATCTTTGGTTATGCAAGCAAAGAATTGCAGGGTTTGCATATCGAAGAGCTGGTGCCACACCGGTTTAATGAAATGCATACCCGCCACAGGCAGCAGTTTTATCAGCATCCCGCTCATCGGCGCATGGGTGCAGGAAGGGATTTGTATGGAAAAAGAAAAAACGGAGAGGAATTTCCGGTGGAGGTGAGCCTGAGCTTTTTTTACCAACACAAAAAGTTTTATGTGATTGCGTTTGTGGTGGATATTACCCTGCGCAAACAGGCCGAACAACATTTGCTGCAGCAAAAAGAAGCTCTTGAAAAATTAACCGACGAGATGCGTCACATGAATCAGCAGCTGGAGGAGGAAGTACAACGACGAACCCATCATTTGCAGCAAGCCTTGTTGCAACTGGAACATTCGCGCAGGGAATTGCAGGAAGCCTTAGAAAAAGAAAAGGAACTCAGCGAAATCAAATCGCGTTTTGTATCCATGGCCTCCCATGAATTCCGAACACCGCTCAGCACCATTTTATCATCTGCATCGCTGATCCAGCGGTACCCGCAGGCTGAACAACAACAGCTGCGCGAAAAACATGTGCAGCGCATCAAAGATGCCGTGGCGCACATGAACAATCTGCTGGAGGATTTTCTTTCGCTGGGCAAACTGGAAGAAGGAAAAGTGGAAGTGAGGAAAGAATATTTTTCCTTGCACGAACTCATAGATGAAGTGAAAGAAGAACTGCAACCGCTGCTGAAACCCGGTCAGCATCTGCATTGCCAATATGCAGGAAAGGATCAGGTATTTACCGACAAACAAATGCTGAAAGCTATGCTGATGAACCTGTTGACCAATGCCAGCAAATTTTCCGATGAAAACAAATCGATAGTGCTGGAGCTTGATTGCAATGCAGAAAACCTGAGTGCCTGCGTGAAAGATGAAGGCATGGGTATTCCGGAAAATGAACAACATCATCTGTTCTCCAGCTTTTTCCGTGCCAGCAATGTAACCAATATTCAGGGCACGGGCCTGGGCTTACATATTGTAAAACGATATGTGGATCTGCTGAACGGACAGATATCTATCCACAGCCAGGAAGGTAAAGGAACAGAAGTGCATTTTTCTGTTCCCTTGTAA
- a CDS encoding cytochrome c oxidase subunit II produces MQFLGVELDKYEFRALLTAMVVMTIFIFSMLYVVGAQRSDVPQCVNFDKSYLTPRVDKIDDSTYEVYMVAQMWGFQPDEIRIPVGSTVDFYLTSKDVVHGFYIDGKDVNMMAEYGNVTKRTAKFTTAGVYKIFCHEYCGVGHQNMEARIIVGFPSNQQ; encoded by the coding sequence ATGCAATTCTTAGGTGTAGAACTCGACAAGTATGAATTTCGGGCCTTGCTTACGGCGATGGTGGTGATGACGATTTTTATTTTTTCCATGCTGTATGTGGTGGGAGCCCAGCGCAGTGATGTGCCCCAGTGCGTGAATTTCGACAAAAGTTATCTGACACCGAGGGTGGATAAGATTGATGATAGTACCTATGAGGTGTATATGGTGGCGCAGATGTGGGGGTTTCAGCCCGATGAAATCCGCATTCCCGTGGGCAGCACGGTTGATTTTTATCTGACTTCAAAAGATGTGGTGCATGGTTTTTATATTGACGGGAAAGATGTGAACATGATGGCCGAGTATGGCAATGTCACCAAACGTACGGCCAAATTCACGACAGCGGGTGTGTACAAAATTTTCTGCCATGAATATTGCGGCGTAGGGCATCAGAATATGGAAGCCCGGATTATCGTAGGTTTTCCTTCCAATCAGCAATAA
- a CDS encoding NAD(P)/FAD-dependent oxidoreductase, producing the protein MKNHYAILIVGGGNAGISVAAKLLLKRKLEIAIIEPSTIHYYQPAWTLVGGGAFDIRKTVRPEQAVMPPGVTWIQDRVTEFFPENHQVKTASGDIFGYDYLIVAPGIQLDWDRVEGLKETIGKHGVCSNYAYDYAPYTYACLQQIRPGQTALFTSPSTPVKCGGAPQKIMYLAADYFRRKGILDQVQVAFYSGGTKIFGVPKYAEALQKLVDRYHIQLHFYHDLIRIDGENQIATFLVRESNGQTHEVQVPFHMIHVVPPQSAPDFIKQSPLADAQGWVDVDPYTLQHVRYPDIFGIGDATNTPNAKTGAAVRKQAPVLVENLLALMDGKPMPARYNGYSSCPIVAGYGKLILAEFDYNNQPMETFPFNQAKPRWSMWILKKYILPWLYWHKILKGTI; encoded by the coding sequence ATGAAAAATCATTATGCCATACTCATTGTGGGTGGAGGTAATGCAGGTATATCTGTAGCAGCTAAGTTGTTGTTGAAACGCAAACTGGAGATAGCCATCATTGAACCTTCAACCATTCATTACTATCAGCCTGCCTGGACATTAGTGGGCGGCGGCGCGTTTGATATTCGCAAAACGGTACGTCCGGAGCAGGCTGTCATGCCACCAGGTGTTACCTGGATACAAGATCGGGTAACGGAATTTTTCCCGGAAAATCATCAGGTGAAAACGGCTTCCGGTGATATATTCGGATATGATTATCTCATTGTGGCACCGGGCATTCAGCTTGATTGGGACAGGGTAGAAGGTTTAAAAGAAACGATTGGCAAACATGGTGTCTGCAGCAATTATGCGTATGATTATGCACCTTATACTTACGCATGTTTGCAACAAATCAGGCCCGGACAAACAGCCCTTTTTACCAGTCCATCCACACCCGTGAAATGCGGCGGTGCACCGCAAAAAATCATGTATCTGGCAGCCGATTATTTTCGCAGAAAGGGCATACTAGATCAGGTACAGGTGGCTTTTTACAGCGGAGGTACCAAAATTTTTGGTGTACCCAAATATGCAGAAGCGTTGCAAAAGCTGGTTGATCGCTATCATATTCAATTGCATTTTTATCATGATCTCATCCGGATTGATGGTGAAAACCAGATTGCTACTTTCCTTGTCAGGGAAAGCAACGGTCAGACACATGAAGTGCAGGTACCTTTTCATATGATTCATGTGGTGCCACCACAAAGTGCTCCGGATTTCATCAAACAAAGTCCGTTAGCTGATGCTCAGGGCTGGGTGGATGTGGATCCATATACCCTGCAGCATGTGCGTTATCCGGATATTTTTGGTATTGGCGATGCCACCAATACACCCAATGCCAAGACTGGGGCGGCTGTGCGCAAACAGGCTCCGGTGCTGGTCGAAAATCTGCTCGCTTTGATGGATGGCAAGCCTATGCCAGCCCGATACAACGGGTATTCCAGCTGTCCCATCGTTGCTGGTTATGGCAAACTTATTCTCGCTGAATTTGATTACAATAACCAACCCATGGAAACCTTTCCTTTTAATCAAGCCAAACCTCGGTGGAGCATGTGGATATTGAAAAAATATATCCTGCCCTGGCTGTACTGGCATAAAATTCTGAAAGGCACGATCTGA
- a CDS encoding cbb3-type cytochrome c oxidase subunit I, protein MKISHWLRNVILTELFIPITLLIVGIYHGLMQTVYRAGLIHQSSFAGLDYYQGLTLHGVINALVLTTFFAVAFGHATIAYFLKVEPRKQPTKISMWLMIVGTAMAAWAMFAGKADVLYTFYPPLKAHPLFYLGLAVMIVGSWIPLFDWVGLLKGWRTSHAGEKVPLAVWGTVINFIIWFTCTLSVAYEVLFMLLPWSLGWKATVNVALARTLFWFFGHALVYFWLLPAYVMYYSFLPKLAGGKLYSDLVGRITFAIFLIFSIPVGVHHQFSDPSIEPNTKLTQSLLTFGVALPSFLTAFTMFATLEYAGRKNGGKGLFGWIGRLPFFDSSRYLFSYFICGLILFIFGGFTGIVNASYELNAVVHNTAFLPGHFHMTVAGPVILAMLGMSVYLVSQLKGKKVFAPALNTIVPYLWMIGVLIFSAGLMWGGLKGEPRRTNLGLSYLNPKSDLFHPQWVPDTLLTMCGGFIMFLAGVFFFIVFFGTFFRKQTQEADQLEFPVSEALHDERIIPLFNDLRPWVVLMVLIILIAYIPAILDVFRFAGPGAPPHVPNTPIPGL, encoded by the coding sequence ATGAAAATCAGTCACTGGTTACGCAATGTGATACTTACGGAACTGTTTATCCCCATTACACTCCTGATTGTGGGGATATATCATGGGCTTATGCAAACCGTATATCGGGCTGGATTAATCCACCAGTCTTCTTTTGCGGGGCTCGACTATTATCAGGGGCTTACGTTGCATGGTGTGATCAATGCGCTGGTGCTTACTACATTTTTTGCAGTAGCATTCGGACATGCAACCATTGCTTATTTTCTGAAAGTGGAGCCACGTAAACAGCCTACAAAGATTTCCATGTGGCTGATGATTGTAGGAACAGCCATGGCGGCCTGGGCCATGTTTGCCGGTAAGGCTGATGTGCTGTATACTTTCTATCCGCCGCTGAAAGCCCATCCGCTCTTTTATCTAGGCCTAGCTGTGATGATTGTGGGATCATGGATTCCGCTGTTTGACTGGGTGGGATTGCTGAAGGGCTGGAGAACCAGCCATGCCGGCGAAAAAGTGCCGCTAGCAGTGTGGGGAACCGTCATCAATTTCATCATCTGGTTTACGTGTACACTGTCAGTCGCTTATGAAGTATTGTTTATGCTGTTGCCCTGGTCACTGGGATGGAAAGCTACGGTGAATGTAGCACTGGCGCGTACATTGTTCTGGTTCTTTGGACACGCATTGGTGTATTTCTGGCTTCTGCCGGCGTATGTGATGTATTATTCCTTTTTGCCCAAACTCGCCGGCGGAAAGCTATATTCCGATCTGGTGGGGCGCATTACGTTTGCCATCTTTCTGATATTTTCTATCCCTGTGGGCGTACATCATCAATTCAGTGATCCTAGCATTGAACCCAATACCAAACTCACCCAATCGTTGCTCACTTTTGGTGTGGCGCTCCCTAGCTTTTTAACCGCATTCACCATGTTTGCAACTCTGGAATATGCGGGACGGAAAAACGGAGGCAAGGGTTTGTTTGGGTGGATAGGTCGCCTGCCATTTTTTGACAGCAGCCGGTATTTGTTTTCCTATTTCATCTGTGGTTTGATTCTGTTCATTTTCGGGGGATTTACAGGTATTGTAAATGCTTCGTATGAGCTGAATGCTGTTGTACACAATACAGCCTTTCTACCCGGCCATTTTCACATGACGGTAGCGGGGCCCGTGATTCTGGCTATGCTGGGCATGAGTGTGTATCTGGTAAGCCAGTTAAAAGGAAAGAAAGTATTTGCACCTGCTTTGAATACTATTGTGCCTTATTTGTGGATGATTGGTGTGCTTATTTTTTCCGCTGGTTTGATGTGGGGAGGATTGAAGGGCGAGCCGCGGCGTACCAATCTGGGTCTCAGTTATCTGAACCCCAAGAGCGATTTGTTTCATCCGCAATGGGTACCTGATACGTTGCTTACTATGTGCGGCGGCTTCATCATGTTTCTGGCAGGTGTATTTTTCTTCATCGTGTTTTTCGGGACATTTTTCCGGAAGCAAACACAGGAGGCTGATCAACTCGAATTCCCTGTGAGTGAGGCCTTGCATGATGAAAGGATTATTCCCCTGTTTAATGATCTGCGCCCCTGGGTGGTTTTAATGGTACTGATTATCCTGATTGCCTATATACCGGCTATCCTGGATGTATTCCGGTTTGCAGGCCCGGGTGCTCCTCCGCATGTACCGAATACTCCTATACCTGGCTTGTAA
- a CDS encoding SCO family protein, whose product MRRWKLLLMAWPVAILVVSGMIYAVVQHRETLPVYGQLEGWNTPSADTQLVSHYVFVDQQRQPVSFKSFPDKILVVNFFFTRCPNVCPRMMHDLADVVEQFKADDRVQFISLSVDPQYDTPEQLQHYASSLDLPTRHWALLTGDKARIYRAAVVGFHVSASSGDGNIPDFIHTDKIMLVDTQGRIRGYYSGIVKREMDLLTQDIKKLEHE is encoded by the coding sequence ATGCGCCGTTGGAAATTGTTGCTGATGGCCTGGCCTGTAGCTATTCTCGTAGTGTCGGGGATGATATATGCCGTGGTGCAACATCGGGAAACTTTACCTGTGTATGGTCAGCTGGAAGGATGGAACACGCCTTCGGCTGATACACAGCTCGTGAGCCATTATGTGTTTGTCGATCAGCAGCGGCAGCCGGTAAGTTTCAAAAGTTTTCCGGATAAAATTCTGGTGGTGAATTTTTTCTTCACCCGTTGTCCGAATGTATGTCCGCGTATGATGCACGATCTGGCCGATGTGGTGGAGCAATTCAAAGCCGATGACCGGGTGCAGTTTATCTCACTATCAGTCGATCCGCAATATGATACACCGGAACAACTGCAACATTATGCTTCGTCCCTGGATTTGCCAACCCGGCACTGGGCCTTGCTCACAGGCGATAAGGCACGTATTTACCGGGCAGCTGTGGTGGGTTTTCATGTGAGTGCATCTTCGGGTGATGGAAATATTCCTGATTTCATCCATACCGATAAAATTATGCTGGTTGACACACAGGGGCGTATCCGGGGCTATTACAGCGGTATTGTAAAACGTGAAATGGATTTATTAACACAGGATATCAAAAAACTGGAACATGAATAA
- a CDS encoding phosphatidylglycerol lysyltransferase domain-containing protein — MSAFDQIRRRLIKGSVYWREILSLFALMVGLYFFRRQQPDMVLARELISSLSWPYWFLLFLLFGGFLFLQALNYRLAFAVMQSQVSWKLALDFFLKRSVVDVFLSPESVVAERFFSVWQTKAGVSHTKSRFSTYLFYFFQALAFVLIGLATLIWWALHQLVRYGQVWPVLCTGVLLLAVASIFWRRPVWIYAAISRFFPELDITLQELAGNRVNRQAIQPLMLFSLIAQWLILLMLAAAIMAITGAGSASISWLDVFSAYALGMLFFLAMPFLKGMGMVELAMIVLFLYRQFSLPEAAAVVFLFRLFQFWLPALGGVFSFLFTPGSLLLRIYPAFLVFLLGIINLVSGLSPAIHWRMRLISQYMPIGTIHASNDFVVVTGVILLITSVYLLRGLRNAWLIAFVLGLLSCVAHLIKDIDYEEALFALFSVIVLWITRHEYRVKSNRRIVRVGLRMALVILVFSLIFGVMGFYFLNEKQFGLNLSLWQSIRYTLQYFFLMEGDLQPHTKFASGFLRVIQALGIGSIGLVLYSLLRPFVFRQEEVESDLQRARALVQRYGRSAIDYFKVYPDKLFFFDEQYEGFISYKVGHDFAIALGGPVCAPDEEIRKHFILAFESFCEEQGLKVAYYRVDEERLSLFAALGKKSLLIGQEAIVDALHFTMEGKNRQNLRTARNTLLKKGYHIEVFQPPVPGNILQQLKAVSDDWLQKLHKEELLFSQGMFLEEEIRQHTVLALMDAEQRIVAFLDLVPDYRPGEVRYDLIRKLAAAPSTCMDFLMVGLIEYCQQHQIPYINMGMAPLSGIEEPRNIQELTLKMAYEKIRRFQHYRGLRFFKEKFDPVWENKYLIYQHHFDLLFIPAALNEVMKEF, encoded by the coding sequence ATGTCTGCATTTGATCAAATCCGAAGGCGTCTTATCAAAGGTTCCGTTTACTGGCGGGAAATTCTTTCCCTTTTTGCGCTGATGGTGGGGCTTTATTTTTTCAGGCGTCAGCAGCCCGACATGGTGCTGGCGCGTGAGCTCATCAGTTCATTGTCTTGGCCTTACTGGTTTTTATTGTTCCTGCTTTTTGGTGGTTTTCTTTTCCTTCAGGCGTTGAATTATCGGCTTGCTTTTGCGGTGATGCAATCGCAGGTTTCCTGGAAGTTGGCCCTTGATTTTTTCCTGAAGCGATCGGTGGTAGATGTTTTTTTATCGCCTGAGAGTGTGGTGGCAGAGCGATTTTTTTCTGTATGGCAGACCAAAGCTGGGGTGAGCCATACCAAAAGCCGGTTTTCGACCTATTTGTTTTATTTTTTTCAGGCCTTGGCCTTTGTACTGATCGGGCTGGCCACGCTGATCTGGTGGGCATTGCATCAGCTGGTAAGGTATGGGCAGGTGTGGCCGGTGTTGTGCACGGGCGTATTGCTTCTGGCTGTGGCCAGCATTTTCTGGCGCCGGCCGGTATGGATATATGCAGCTATCAGTCGTTTCTTCCCTGAGCTTGACATCACGCTGCAGGAGCTGGCAGGCAATCGGGTGAACCGACAGGCCATCCAGCCTTTGATGCTGTTTTCGCTCATCGCACAGTGGTTGATTCTGCTGATGTTGGCAGCAGCTATCATGGCCATCACCGGTGCCGGATCAGCCAGTATCAGCTGGCTGGATGTGTTTTCGGCTTATGCATTGGGAATGTTGTTTTTCCTGGCTATGCCTTTTCTCAAAGGGATGGGCATGGTGGAACTGGCCATGATTGTGTTGTTCCTGTATCGCCAGTTCAGCTTGCCGGAAGCTGCTGCTGTTGTATTTCTTTTTCGTTTGTTTCAATTCTGGCTGCCAGCCCTGGGAGGTGTTTTCAGTTTTCTGTTTACGCCGGGCAGCCTGCTGTTGCGCATCTATCCTGCTTTTTTGGTTTTTTTATTGGGCATCATCAACCTGGTATCCGGACTCTCGCCAGCCATACACTGGCGCATGCGCCTGATCAGCCAGTATATGCCCATTGGTACCATTCATGCATCCAATGATTTTGTGGTTGTAACGGGTGTTATTCTGCTGATTACATCCGTATATCTATTGCGTGGACTGCGCAACGCCTGGCTGATAGCTTTTGTGCTGGGCTTGCTTTCCTGTGTGGCTCATCTCATCAAGGATATTGATTATGAAGAAGCTTTATTTGCGCTGTTTAGTGTGATCGTATTATGGATTACACGGCATGAATACCGGGTGAAAAGCAACCGCAGGATTGTTCGGGTTGGACTCCGGATGGCGCTGGTGATTCTCGTTTTTAGCCTGATTTTCGGAGTCATGGGATTTTATTTTCTGAATGAAAAACAATTTGGCCTTAATCTGAGTCTATGGCAATCCATTCGTTATACCCTGCAGTATTTCTTTCTGATGGAGGGTGACTTGCAGCCCCATACCAAATTTGCATCCGGTTTTTTGCGCGTGATCCAGGCATTGGGTATTGGCTCCATCGGATTGGTATTGTACAGCCTATTAAGGCCATTTGTATTCCGGCAGGAAGAGGTGGAATCAGATCTGCAGCGTGCCCGGGCACTTGTGCAGCGCTATGGCCGCAGCGCCATTGATTATTTCAAGGTATATCCAGATAAATTATTTTTCTTTGATGAGCAATACGAGGGATTTATCAGTTATAAAGTAGGCCATGATTTTGCTATTGCGCTGGGCGGGCCTGTATGTGCGCCCGATGAAGAGATCAGAAAACATTTTATTCTTGCTTTTGAATCGTTTTGCGAAGAGCAGGGTTTAAAGGTAGCCTATTATCGGGTGGATGAAGAACGATTGTCTCTGTTTGCTGCCCTGGGGAAGAAATCATTGTTAATAGGCCAGGAGGCGATAGTAGATGCCCTGCATTTTACGATGGAAGGAAAGAATCGGCAGAACCTGCGCACGGCACGCAATACCTTGCTGAAAAAAGGTTATCATATTGAAGTGTTTCAGCCTCCTGTGCCGGGCAATATTTTGCAGCAGCTGAAAGCGGTGTCAGATGATTGGTTGCAGAAGCTGCACAAGGAAGAACTGTTATTTTCACAGGGCATGTTTCTGGAAGAAGAGATCAGGCAGCATACTGTGCTGGCCCTGATGGATGCTGAACAGCGGATTGTGGCTTTTCTGGATCTGGTACCTGATTACCGCCCCGGTGAAGTGCGTTATGATCTGATACGCAAGCTGGCAGCAGCTCCCAGCACCTGCATGGATTTTCTGATGGTAGGACTGATTGAATACTGCCAGCAACACCAAATTCCGTATATCAACATGGGCATGGCTCCTCTTTCAGGTATTGAAGAACCCCGCAACATTCAGGAACTCACACTCAAAATGGCTTATGAAAAAATCAGGCGGTTTCAGCATTACCGGGGATTGCGTTTTTTCAAGGAAAAGTTTGATCCGGTTTGGGAAAATAAATATCTGATTTATCAGCATCATTTTGATTTGTTGTTTATTCCCGCTGCATTGAATGAAGTGATGAAAGAATTTTGA
- a CDS encoding nucleotide sugar dehydrogenase, producing MHAFPPRQIAVIGLGYVGLPLAVEFAKKYRVIGYDINPKRVASLQQGVDHTHEVEPETLTQLIASGKKPGQQGLVCTTDLQDLQDAQVYIVTVPTPVDEHKKPDLRLLLAASATVGKVLKPQDIVIYESTVYPGCTEEDCVPVLEQHSGLRFNEDFYVGYSPERINPGDKQHRVSQIKKVTSGSTPAVADYVDKLYASIIQAGTHKAPSIRVAEAAKVIENAQRDINIAFVNELAKIFHCMQIDTHDVLEAAATKWNFLPFKPGLVGGHCIGVDPYYLAQKAQQVGYHPEIILAGRRLNDGMGYYIAQQVVKLMVHHDIKIKGAEVLVMGITFKENCPDVRNTRVVDVIKELESFGVRVDVTDPWAYPEQVAEEYHLQLKPKEALKQYDGIILAVAHACFREWDILQYKKQHGVIYDVKGFLDRYLVDGRL from the coding sequence ATGCACGCTTTTCCACCCAGGCAAATTGCGGTAATAGGCTTAGGTTATGTAGGCCTGCCGCTGGCAGTAGAATTTGCGAAAAAATATCGCGTGATTGGCTATGATATCAATCCCAAACGTGTGGCATCCCTGCAGCAGGGAGTGGATCATACCCATGAAGTAGAACCGGAAACACTCACACAATTAATTGCGTCAGGCAAAAAACCGGGTCAGCAAGGACTGGTTTGTACCACAGACTTGCAGGATTTGCAGGATGCACAGGTGTATATTGTAACGGTTCCAACGCCTGTAGACGAACATAAAAAACCGGATTTGCGGCTTTTGCTTGCTGCCTCTGCAACTGTGGGAAAGGTGTTGAAACCCCAGGATATTGTGATTTATGAATCGACCGTTTACCCGGGTTGCACGGAAGAAGATTGTGTACCTGTGCTGGAACAGCATTCCGGCTTGCGTTTCAATGAGGATTTCTATGTGGGTTATTCTCCCGAACGCATTAATCCGGGTGATAAGCAACATCGCGTATCGCAAATCAAAAAGGTTACATCAGGATCAACCCCTGCCGTGGCCGATTATGTAGATAAACTATATGCATCCATCATACAGGCCGGGACCCACAAGGCACCATCCATCCGGGTGGCCGAGGCCGCAAAGGTGATTGAAAACGCACAGCGCGATATCAACATTGCCTTTGTCAATGAGCTGGCAAAGATTTTCCATTGCATGCAGATTGATACCCACGATGTGTTGGAAGCTGCAGCCACGAAATGGAATTTTCTGCCTTTTAAACCCGGGTTGGTAGGCGGGCATTGCATTGGTGTGGATCCGTATTATCTGGCCCAGAAAGCACAGCAGGTAGGTTATCATCCCGAAATTATCCTGGCCGGCCGCCGGCTCAATGATGGCATGGGATATTATATTGCACAGCAGGTAGTGAAACTCATGGTGCATCATGATATCAAGATCAAAGGTGCAGAAGTATTGGTGATGGGCATTACGTTTAAGGAAAATTGTCCGGATGTGCGCAACACGCGGGTGGTGGATGTGATCAAAGAACTGGAATCATTTGGTGTCCGGGTAGATGTTACGGATCCATGGGCTTATCCGGAACAGGTAGCCGAGGAATATCATCTGCAGCTGAAACCCAAAGAAGCTTTAAAGCAATATGATGGAATTATTCTTGCTGTTGCCCATGCATGTTTCCGCGAATGGGATATTTTGCAATACAAAAAACAGCATGGAGTGATATATGATGTGAAGGGATTTCTGGATCGCTATCTGGTAGATGGCAGATTGTAG